Genomic DNA from Candidatus Koribacter versatilis Ellin345:
CGCGAATGCTCGCGGGCTTTGTCCTTCGACTACAAGAGCCTAGTCGTTCAACATCCGCAGCGCTTTCACCACCGTCACGTACATGCGATTGAACGACGCGGTCAGTCCGCCGATCTCATCCTTCGAGTGCACCGTCACTTCCGGAACTTCGAGATCCCCACGGCTCACGCGATCCGCCATAGCCGAAAGCTTTCTCACCGGACTAATAACGACGACGAACAGAGCGGCGTCAATCGCCAACAAGATAAATAAGAAGGTGAGGACGAGGTACGTCATCAGCGTCTTGAATGCCTTGTCGGCAATCTGGATCGGCACCGACGTTGGGACCGAGACGATCTGCGCGGCATTGATTTCGCCCGTCTTCCATCCGAAACCGTTCGACGGACCATAGCTGTTCAACAATGCAGCGGGAGCCATTGACGGCACATCGTGGCACTCGAGACAGCTCTGCTTCACTTGGATTGGATGCGCGAGGTACAACGCAACCCCGGTCGGCGTCGAACGCTCGCCAATGATCTCGGTTTGTTCAGGATGGTTGCGGAAAGAGTTGATGATGTCGGCTTCGTAGTCTTCGGCGCGGTCTTTCGGGTTCGTCGGATTTAGCGCCGCTTCTTTATATGTGTAATCAGAATACTTTTTGCGAAGGCGATTGAAGCTGGTGGTCGCGCCGTAAGCAGGAACCGTCTGCGGAATGAATTCGTTCTCGTGTCCCGTGACCTTCTGCAGTAAAGGCTTCAGTTCTTCCGAGGTATAGTCGCGCGTCGCCTTCGCGCTCTCCATCATGAGTTTCGCCTGCTGCACCACCTGGGAGCGCGCGTTCTCCATCAGGAAGCTATAGGAAATTTTGGCGACGATGGCCAGACCAATGCCGGCAAGCAAAATGAAGATCAAATTGAACTTCAGCAACAGCTTCAAAGGCAGCCTCACGGAAACCAGGGGATCAGCGGAAGTGCAAGGATTGTTGCACGAAAAACGTGTGGGGTGAAGCCTATCGCGTGAAGAGGCTTTTGCACTTGGTGGCGGCGCGTGGACTCGAACCACGGACCTACGGATTATGAGACCGTCGCTCTAACCAGCTGAGCTACGCCGCCATTTGGAAGGCAGGGCCGCGGATTGCGGCCTGAAGAAATGCGACACGGACGCATCGCATCTTCATTGATTTTAAGCGGCACGTAGAGGGGTGTCAAACGCGCGGCCATGCCCAGCAACAGTGATCCAGCGTTGAAAGCACTGTTGTTGAATGCAACAACACTTCTTTATCGGACTTGCCAATACGAATTCGACAAACCGCGTTTTGCGGCTGTGATTCGCTCCAACCCAATGATTATGCGGGTGTCCGGCACTCAGAATGCGACCATCGCCTATGTGCATAGCTCACGTGGTCATGTGATGTTGGTCACTGAACCCGCACCGTCATTCCGGCGATAAACCACATCACGCCCACGAGACGGTTCCTGCGATGGGCGGTGGATTCTCAGGGAACAGGTGGGTGGAGATCCGGGCAGCACGGTGCGCGCGTCATCAATCCTTATTTAGTGGTCAGTCATTCATAGTTGTTGCGCCGTTGGGTTCCTTCGCTTACCTCCCGTCATGCGCGCAGGCGCGTTCGCTGCGATGTCGTGAGTTCCATTTGATGTGGAACGGCTCGCTGCCGGAGTGCATCCGGCGCGGGCCAGAAGTGTAATCCCCGATGGGCGAGAAGGCACTCATGTCGAAGAAGCCGACGATTGAAGAACATCTGAAAGCAACTGGTGTGACGCGGAGAAGTTTCGTTCAGCTCTGCGGAATGCTGATGGCGGCAGCCCCAATAGGCTTGTCGCTCACGAGCAAGGCTTCCGCACAGGAAGTCGCCAAGGTCGTCGGCAAAGCGAAGCGACCCTCGGTGATCTGGTTGCACTTCCAGGATTGCACCGGTTGTACCGAGACGTTGTTGCGTACATCGGCTCCCGACGTCGCGCACCTCATCCTCGACGTCATCTCGCTGGACTATCACGAGACATTGATGGCTGCCTCCGGAGCGCAGGCCGAAGCCGCGCTGCAATCGGCGATTGCCGACAACGCCGGCAAGTTCGTGCTCGTCGTTGAAGGCGCCATCCCCGCGCGCGACGACGGCAACTACATGCTGCTCAACGGCAAGCCCGCCATCCAGGTGATCAAGGAGACGGCGGCCAAGGCGGCGGCAGTGATCGCCATGGGCTCCTGCGCTTCTTGGGGAGGCGTTCCCTCGGCCGATCCCAATCCGACTGGCGCCATCGGCGTGGATTCTGTCATCTCCGGCAAGCCGATCGTGAACCTGCCAGGATGTCCGCCGAACCCTTACAACTTGCTTGCCACGGTGCTTGAGTACGTCGTTATGGGCAAGCTGCCCGCGCTCGACGAATACGGCCGTCCGAAGTTCGCCTATGAGCGCGTGATTCACGAGAATTGCCCGCGCCGCGCGCACTTCGATGCCGGCCGCTTCGCCGCTACGTTCGGCGACGAAGGTCACCGCAAAGGCTGGTGTCTCTACAAACTGGGCTGCAAAGGACCGGTCACGCACGCGGCCTGCTCAACGCGCCACTTCTGCGAAGTGCCCGGCGTGTGGCCGATTGGCTTGGGCGTTCCTTGTGTCGGATGCACGGAAAAATCCGTCATCTGGCAAATGGGAACGTTCCAGACCGTGCCGATCCATCTTGCGACGCCGCCCGACACGTATCCGCCGGTCTTCAGCGGATCAGGCAAGGTTGGAGTCGGCGCGGCAGCCTTAGTCGGTGCCATCGCCGGCGCCGTCGGCGGCGCGACGTGGGTCGCCTCCCAGAAATTCAAGAGTTCCAATGAAGCTGGAGTTGAGCACATTGGACTCGATATCGCGCACGTAGATAAGCAGAAGTCAGCCAAAGTTGGAAAAGAGGAATAAAGTGGCGATCACCCGGCGAGAACTGATCACGAACATCGCCAAGGCCGGTGTCCCCGCTGCCCTGGCCGTCACTGCCTGCGCTCCCAAACTCGAGGCCGAGACGGTTCCGGTTCCGAGCGGCGCGGTCGGACTGCTCTACGACGCCAGCATCTGCATTGGCTGCAAAGCGTGCGTGGCCGCTTGCGCAGAGGCAAACGATACTTCGCCCGATACCCGCGGCGACGGACTGCACCAGGCTCCCAACGACTTGAACGACCGAACTCGCAACATCATCAAGCTGTATAAGCCCGCAGGTGGCGGCCCTAGTTCCTACGTGAAGCGCCAGTGCATGCACTGTCTCGATCCAGCTTGCGCCGCAGGCTGTCCCTTCCAGGCCCTCAGTAAAGATCCCGAGACCGGCATCGTCACGTGGACGGAAGACAAGTGCATCGGTTGCCGGTATTGCACGATTACCTGCCCGTACCACATTCCACGCTTTCAATGGGCGGGTTACAACCCTCGCGTCACCAAGTGCGAACTCTGCAACACACGTCTCGATAAAGGACTGAAGCCGGGCTGCACCACGGTGTGTCCGACCGGAGCCGTGATCTTTGGTCCGCGTCCTGCGCTCCTGATGGAAGCCAAGAGCCGGATCACAAAGAGTCCGAACCGTTACTACCAGAACCGCGTTTATGGAGAGGTGGATAACGGCGGCACCCAAGCGCTGTACCTCTCGCACGTACCGTTCGAGAAACTCGGCCTTCCGGAAATCGGTCCCGACTCTGTGCCGGCGAAGACTCTGCGCTGGCAGCGCCGTTTGTATCAGTACTTCGCGTTGCCCGCAGTTCTATATGTGGGATTAGTACAAGTTATCCGCAAGAGTCTGACCGGCCACGAAGTAGAAGCTCATGAGCGCGAGAGAGCCACTGGATTGAGGGCACAACGATGAGTAGCGCAGCATTCAATAAACCTGTGTCCGATCGGGACAGCAATAGCTGGGAACGCTTCGTGCCCGTGTACGGCTTCCGCGTACTGAATCCGTTCTTCGTTGGCCTCTGTGTACTCATCGCCATCGCATTTATTCTCACCGGCTATCGCGAACTGGCTGGTCTCGGTCCTGTGAGCGGAATGAACGATGCCTTCGGATGGGGCATCTGGAAAACGTTCAACGTGATGGTGCTGACTGCTCTCGGTTCCGGCGCATTCGCGGTCGGCATCGCCGCGTGGGTCTTCCGGCGGCACCGCCTGCATTCACTGATGCGCGTTGCCCTGCTAACCAGCTTTCTCGCATACGCATGCGGCTTGCTGCTGTTAGGTATCGATGCCGGTCGCCCCTGGAACTTCTATTGGATCGTCTTTCCGTGGAAATGGAACATGCACTCCCCTCTCGCGGAAGTCGCGATCTGCATGTCCATTTACGCGATGATCCCCCTCGCTCTTGAGAATATTCCCCCGATTCTCGAGCGGCTTTGGTACTTCGATTCTCGCCTTCGTCCGCGTGTAGAAAAGCTTGAGAAGACGCTTTACTCGGCGTTCCCGTGGATCATCGCCGCCGCTTATCTGCTGCCCGGCATGCACCAATCTTCTCTCGGCGCATTGATGCTGCTCGCCGGCGAACGTGTTCATCCCCTCTGGCAGACACCATTTCTGCCGCTCCTCTATCTCGGCGCGGCTTGTTTTATGTCCTTCGGATGCGTCGCCGGAACGACGATGCTCTGCTGCCTCATCTGGAAGCGACCGATGGACATGGAAGTGCTCGACGACGCTGCAACCATCACCTGGTGGCTCATTGCCGGATGGCTCGCGTTGCGTTTGGTGGATATCACGGTTCGCGGCGCGATACTCACGGCGTTCCACTTCGATCGCTTCGCACTCGTTTTCTGGATGGAAGTTTTCCTCACGGCCTATGGTGGATGGCTGCTCTATCGTTCGGTAAAAGAGCACGAGCCGCGTTTCATGTTTCTCGGCTACATCCTGAGTTCGCTCGGCGGAATGATTTACCGCTTCAGTCCGACGACACTCGCATTCCGCCCGAATCCTGAAGCGTTGTACTTCCCCAAGACCATCGAGATTCTCGTATCACTCGGATTCATTTCACTCGGCATCGCCGGCTTCCTCTTCGCCGTAAAAAGGCTCGCGATCCTGCCCGCTCCCACCCACACGTGGCACGACATGGCGAGCTATTTCCGCTTCCGTCGGCCATACATCCGGTGGACGGGCTACTTCCAGTTTGGACATCTCGGCGAAAACGAATCTTCGGAACCAAAGAACAATTAAGCAGGCGCTATGGCAAAACGAATCACCATCGATCCGATCACCAGAATTGAAGGCCACCTCCGCGTAGATGTCCAAGTGGACAACAACTCGGTCACAAACGCCTGGGCCTCGTGCACTATGTGGCGCGGCATTGAAAACATCCTCAAGGGCCGTGACCCCCGCGATGCATGGCTCTTCACCCAGCGTTTCTGCGGTGTGTGCACCACCGTGCACGCGATGGCCAGCGTCCGCGCGGTAGAGGATGCGTTGAAGCTGGAGATCCCGCTAAACGCGCAATACATCCGCAACCTCATTCTGATTGCCCACGCGCTGCACGATCACATCGTGCATTTCTACCAGCTCTCGGCTCTCGACTGGGTTGATGTCATGCAGATTCCGAAAGCCGATCCTGCCGCGACTTCAAAGCTCGCCGAGAGCCTTTCGCCATGGTTCCGCAACTCGCGCAACGAACTCAAGCAGGCGCAGGACCGCGTGAACGCTGTTGCTGCCAGCGGCCAGCTCGGCATCTTCGCCAACGGCTACTGGGGACACCCAGCGATGCGCCTCTCGCCCGAGGTGAATCTGCTTGCCTTCTCGCACTACATGCAGGCGCTGGAGTATCAGCGCAAAGCGCTGCAGATCGTCGGCATCCTCGGCTCAAAGACACCGCACATCCAGAACCTCACGCCCGGTGGTGTCTCGAACGCGATTGATCTCGATAGTCAGTCGGCGCTGAACATGGAGCGCCTTGAGATGATCCGCGGCCTCTTTGCAGAGGTCTCGCGTTTCATCAACGAGGTTTACCTCGTGGATGTCTGCGCTGTAGCTTCGATGTACCCCGAGTGGTTCAATATCGGCAGCGGCGTCACCAATTACCTCGCCGTTCCGGACTTGCCGCTCGACAGCCGCGGTTCCAGCTACGATCTTCCGGGCGGCTACATCGGTGCAGGAGGACTGAAATCGTTCCAGACTGCTTCTGACGACGCCTTCCGCAAAGGCGTGACCGAAGACGTAACCCACGCCTACTACTCGGGCGATAAACCGCTTCATCCCTGGGAAGGCGAGACTAACCCGCAGTTCACCGGCTGGAACGGTGACGAGAAGTACTCCTGGGTGAAGGCGCCACGCTTCAACGGCGATCCTGCGCAGGTCGGTCCACTGGCACAGGTGCTGATCGGTTACACCCAAGGTCACGCGCTCACCAAGAAGTATGTCGGCCTAGCTGCGGAGAAGGTTCATGCCGTCAGCGGCATCCAACTGCAACCGGCAATGCTCCACTCCACTCTCGGCCGCCACGCCGCGCGCGCCATCCGCGCCGGCATGCTCGCCGAGTTGGCGCAAAAGCATCTTGACCTGCTCACCAACAACATCGCAAAGGGTGACTACTCCGTCTACAACGCACCGGTCTTCCCCAGCCACGAAGTAGAAGGTGTCGGCACCCACGAAGCTCCGCGCGGTACGCTCTCGCACTGGATTGTGATCAAAGACGAGAAGATCAAGAATTACCAGGCCGTCGTTCCTTCGACCTGGAACGCCAGCCCGCGCGACCAAAAGAACGCGCATGGCCCGTACGAGGCATCGCTACTGCACACGCCGCTAGCGCGCCCGCAAGAGCCACTTGAGGTCTTGCGCACCATTCACTCGTTCGATCCGTGCATGGCTTGTGCCTGCCACACCTTCGATCCATCCGGAAACAAGATCGCAGCGGTCAATATTTTATGAAGAACGTTTTAATTGGTGGAATCGGCAATGTGCTGCTCGGAGATGACGGGGTCGGTCCCTACCTCGTCAGGATGATCGCCGCCCATTACGAATTCGCCGATGGTGTCGAGGTCATCGACCTCGGCACCCCCGCTTTGGAATTCGTGGACAACATCGCCGGTCGCGATGCGGTGATCCTGATCGACTCCGTTAAACTAGACGCTGATCCCGGCTCAATCGCGCTCTATCGCAAAGCAGATCTCGCTGCCCACGCTCCTTCCATACGCATGGATCCGCACTCGCCGACGCTCATTGAGGCGATCCATAGCGCCGAGTTCTATGCGAATCCTCCCTCGGACGTTTTGCTGATTGGGATCGTCGGTGCGAGCTTTGAGCCGAGTTGCACCCTCAGCGAAGCCGTACAAGGTTCGTTGTCGAACGCGACCCGCGAAGTTCTTCGCGAGTTGGACCGACTTGGCATCGGTCATTGCCGCCGGATCAAAGCCGCGGATCCTGACATCTGGTGGACGAAGGCTCCTGCACTTCCTTCTGAAACACACGTCTAGCTAGAACGCGTCCGTCAGCGACATCACTTTTACCGCATCGCCCAATTCCTTTTCACTCGCATTCGAAGCGATCTTCACTTCCACGGCCGTCCCCGGCAGCAAGTCAAAGTAGTTGTCCGAGAGGGTTGCGTCCACCGAACCAGTCTGTATGTACACGTGTCTCGCCAACACATCCGACGATAACTTCAATAGATAACCGCCGCCAACCTTTCGCAACTCGGTCGCAACCTTCGCCTTCAGAAGATCCACGGATTTCGTCGGTACGAAGAACAGCAAGTTATTCGACAGTGTCTTACCGCCCGATGTCAGTTCCGCGACCGCAAATACCTTCGTCGGATCCGCGCCGTTCGCATTCAACAACTCCGTGCGCGGCATCTGTAGATAAACCTTGCTCCCCAGCGGCTCGACATCGACTGTGCTCGAGGACTCCTTGATGATCTTCCCGTCCATCGTCATCAGCCGAAGCTTAAGCTCTGCCTTCGTCGCCGCCGTTCGATCCGAAACAATGTACACGGCAATCGCGCCATTCTCTTCGCGCGGCAAAACCAGCACATCGTTGTAGAAGCGTCGCGCATAGTAGTGCAGTGCTTTCCAGCGACCGTAGTAATCAAGGCTCGCCCACGAAGCCACTGGCCAACAGTCGTTCAATTGCCAATAAATCGACCCCATTGATCTCGGACGAATTCGCCGCAGATGTTCGGCTCCAGTCTTGATCGCCTCTGCTTGCAATACCTGGCTCACATACAGGAACGACGGAAAATCCTTCGGCTCCGGATAATCGCGCAATAGATACTCGTGGATTTTCTGGTTTCCGGCTTTGTTCTTCTGGTGAACCAGCATTACCGGCGTCGTGATGCCAGTTCGATCTTCCGGCAACGTAAAGCTCTCAATCGTCCGCATCTCGGGGAAGGACTGGAAGCCAAACTCGGTCATGAAGCGCGGGAAAGATTTCTCGTAGTCCGTGAAGGGAGCCATGCCATGCCAGACCTGCCAGTTGTGCACGTCTCCGGATTGGTAGCTGTCGGAGACCTCCTCGTAATCGGCACTCGGCGAACTCGGCCAGTACGGCACTTCCGGATCGAGTCGTTGCACCTCCTGCGCAATTACGCTGGAAAACAGAGTCAAATAGTCTTGCCACATGTGGCGCTGCACGTCGGCACTTAATTTGCTCGTCACATCGCCGTGCCATTCCCACGAACCTTCGGTTTCATTGTTGCCGCACCAAATAATGATGCTGGGATGATTGCGCAGCCGCTTCACCTGGTATTCGACTTCTTTTTGCACGTTCAGCTTGAATGTGTAGTCGCCCGGCTGCCACTCGTTGCCGAACATGAAGTCTTGCCAGACCATGATCCCGAGCTCATCGCAGATGTCATAGAACATGTCGGTTTCGTAGTAGCCGCCGCCCCAATGGCGGACCATGTTCATGTTGGCGTCCACCGCCGACTGCAGTACTTTGCGATAGTCCTTCTCTGTCACCCGTGACGGAAACGAGTCGAACGGAATGACGTCGGCGCCCTTTCCAAACACCGGAATGCCGTTGATGATGAATTCGAACGAACGGCCCCACTGGTCCACGTCACGTCGCAATACAATGGACCGAAGTCCGGTCTTCGCATCCCTCACATCCTGCTGCAGCCCGCTAATCTTCACGCTCGCGTGGAACGTATAAACCGGATGAGCGCCGTAGCCATTCGGATACCAAAGCTCAGGATTCGCAATCTCCATCGGCATCACGATGGAATTCACTCCCGCGTGAAGCTGTGCCGATTGCGTGAGTTCCCTCGCCTTGCCCTTCAGCGAAGCC
This window encodes:
- a CDS encoding nickel-dependent hydrogenase large subunit — encoded protein: MAKRITIDPITRIEGHLRVDVQVDNNSVTNAWASCTMWRGIENILKGRDPRDAWLFTQRFCGVCTTVHAMASVRAVEDALKLEIPLNAQYIRNLILIAHALHDHIVHFYQLSALDWVDVMQIPKADPAATSKLAESLSPWFRNSRNELKQAQDRVNAVAASGQLGIFANGYWGHPAMRLSPEVNLLAFSHYMQALEYQRKALQIVGILGSKTPHIQNLTPGGVSNAIDLDSQSALNMERLEMIRGLFAEVSRFINEVYLVDVCAVASMYPEWFNIGSGVTNYLAVPDLPLDSRGSSYDLPGGYIGAGGLKSFQTASDDAFRKGVTEDVTHAYYSGDKPLHPWEGETNPQFTGWNGDEKYSWVKAPRFNGDPAQVGPLAQVLIGYTQGHALTKKYVGLAAEKVHAVSGIQLQPAMLHSTLGRHAARAIRAGMLAELAQKHLDLLTNNIAKGDYSVYNAPVFPSHEVEGVGTHEAPRGTLSHWIVIKDEKIKNYQAVVPSTWNASPRDQKNAHGPYEASLLHTPLARPQEPLEVLRTIHSFDPCMACACHTFDPSGNKIAAVNIL
- the hybA gene encoding hydrogenase 2 operon protein HybA; the protein is MAITRRELITNIAKAGVPAALAVTACAPKLEAETVPVPSGAVGLLYDASICIGCKACVAACAEANDTSPDTRGDGLHQAPNDLNDRTRNIIKLYKPAGGGPSSYVKRQCMHCLDPACAAGCPFQALSKDPETGIVTWTEDKCIGCRYCTITCPYHIPRFQWAGYNPRVTKCELCNTRLDKGLKPGCTTVCPTGAVIFGPRPALLMEAKSRITKSPNRYYQNRVYGEVDNGGTQALYLSHVPFEKLGLPEIGPDSVPAKTLRWQRRLYQYFALPAVLYVGLVQVIRKSLTGHEVEAHERERATGLRAQR
- a CDS encoding Ni/Fe-hydrogenase cytochrome b subunit, which encodes MSSAAFNKPVSDRDSNSWERFVPVYGFRVLNPFFVGLCVLIAIAFILTGYRELAGLGPVSGMNDAFGWGIWKTFNVMVLTALGSGAFAVGIAAWVFRRHRLHSLMRVALLTSFLAYACGLLLLGIDAGRPWNFYWIVFPWKWNMHSPLAEVAICMSIYAMIPLALENIPPILERLWYFDSRLRPRVEKLEKTLYSAFPWIIAAAYLLPGMHQSSLGALMLLAGERVHPLWQTPFLPLLYLGAACFMSFGCVAGTTMLCCLIWKRPMDMEVLDDAATITWWLIAGWLALRLVDITVRGAILTAFHFDRFALVFWMEVFLTAYGGWLLYRSVKEHEPRFMFLGYILSSLGGMIYRFSPTTLAFRPNPEALYFPKTIEILVSLGFISLGIAGFLFAVKRLAILPAPTHTWHDMASYFRFRRPYIRWTGYFQFGHLGENESSEPKNN
- a CDS encoding hydrogenase maturation protease, with translation MKNVLIGGIGNVLLGDDGVGPYLVRMIAAHYEFADGVEVIDLGTPALEFVDNIAGRDAVILIDSVKLDADPGSIALYRKADLAAHAPSIRMDPHSPTLIEAIHSAEFYANPPSDVLLIGIVGASFEPSCTLSEAVQGSLSNATREVLRELDRLGIGHCRRIKAADPDIWWTKAPALPSETHV
- a CDS encoding c-type heme family protein, which codes for MKLLLKFNLIFILLAGIGLAIVAKISYSFLMENARSQVVQQAKLMMESAKATRDYTSEELKPLLQKVTGHENEFIPQTVPAYGATTSFNRLRKKYSDYTYKEAALNPTNPKDRAEDYEADIINSFRNHPEQTEIIGERSTPTGVALYLAHPIQVKQSCLECHDVPSMAPAALLNSYGPSNGFGWKTGEINAAQIVSVPTSVPIQIADKAFKTLMTYLVLTFLFILLAIDAALFVVVISPVRKLSAMADRVSRGDLEVPEVTVHSKDEIGGLTASFNRMYVTVVKALRMLND
- a CDS encoding beta-mannosidase, giving the protein MMRKTIVVGFVLFVLFGIEAIAFGASGTQGRRLSIPIESGWQFRQRVEGTSLIPAEWRPATVPGVVHTDLLNAKLIPDPFYRDNEAKLQWTQDADWEYRTTFTASPEVMARQHVDLVFEGLDTLAEVYVNGALVLKADNMFREWRADVKSHLKTGPNEVLVFFPSVIKEAPKIAARDPWRAKTAPLPPEKTYVRKAAYEYGWDWGPTFVTCGIWRPVRLEGWDSARISNVYVRQKDISKAAARISVEVEVLSAGDAKADISVEASLKGKARELTQSAQLHAGVNSIVMPMEIANPELWYPNGYGAHPVYTFHASVKISGLQQDVRDAKTGLRSIVLRRDVDQWGRSFEFIINGIPVFGKGADVIPFDSFPSRVTEKDYRKVLQSAVDANMNMVRHWGGGYYETDMFYDICDELGIMVWQDFMFGNEWQPGDYTFKLNVQKEVEYQVKRLRNHPSIIIWCGNNETEGSWEWHGDVTSKLSADVQRHMWQDYLTLFSSVIAQEVQRLDPEVPYWPSSPSADYEEVSDSYQSGDVHNWQVWHGMAPFTDYEKSFPRFMTEFGFQSFPEMRTIESFTLPEDRTGITTPVMLVHQKNKAGNQKIHEYLLRDYPEPKDFPSFLYVSQVLQAEAIKTGAEHLRRIRPRSMGSIYWQLNDCWPVASWASLDYYGRWKALHYYARRFYNDVLVLPREENGAIAVYIVSDRTAATKAELKLRLMTMDGKIIKESSSTVDVEPLGSKVYLQMPRTELLNANGADPTKVFAVAELTSGGKTLSNNLLFFVPTKSVDLLKAKVATELRKVGGGYLLKLSSDVLARHVYIQTGSVDATLSDNYFDLLPGTAVEVKIASNASEKELGDAVKVMSLTDAF
- a CDS encoding hydrogenase small subunit, producing the protein MSKKPTIEEHLKATGVTRRSFVQLCGMLMAAAPIGLSLTSKASAQEVAKVVGKAKRPSVIWLHFQDCTGCTETLLRTSAPDVAHLILDVISLDYHETLMAASGAQAEAALQSAIADNAGKFVLVVEGAIPARDDGNYMLLNGKPAIQVIKETAAKAAAVIAMGSCASWGGVPSADPNPTGAIGVDSVISGKPIVNLPGCPPNPYNLLATVLEYVVMGKLPALDEYGRPKFAYERVIHENCPRRAHFDAGRFAATFGDEGHRKGWCLYKLGCKGPVTHAACSTRHFCEVPGVWPIGLGVPCVGCTEKSVIWQMGTFQTVPIHLATPPDTYPPVFSGSGKVGVGAAALVGAIAGAVGGATWVASQKFKSSNEAGVEHIGLDIAHVDKQKSAKVGKEE